In Bacillus sp. DX3.1, the following proteins share a genomic window:
- a CDS encoding trypsin-like peptidase domain-containing protein has translation MGYYEGPNMNEEHKETREIRKSGSKKGYFFTGLVGAVIGAVTISFATPYMPWANGNGAAVSSPVSSNSKVEGTVVPVVNKAKNETDLPGMIEGAKDVVVGVFNMQQNIDPFATQPAEQEAQAGSGSGVIYKKAGNKALIVTNNHVVDGANKLSVRLSNGKMVDAKLVGKDPWLDLAVVEIDGTDVKKIATLGDSSKIRAGESAIAIGNPLGFDGSVTEGIISSKEREIPVDINGDKRADWQAQVIQTDAAINPGNSGGALFNQNGEVIGINSSKIAQQEVEGIGFAIPINVAKPVIESLEKDGTVKRPAMGVGVASLEEVQPYALDQLKLPKDVTNGVLLSKIYSVSPAEKAGLEQYDVVVALDGKKIENALQFRKYLYEKKKVGDKIEVTFYRNGEKMTKTATLADNSAATN, from the coding sequence ATGGGATATTATGAGGGACCAAATATGAATGAAGAGCATAAAGAAACGAGGGAAATCAGAAAGTCGGGTAGTAAAAAAGGTTATTTTTTCACAGGTTTAGTTGGTGCTGTGATTGGTGCTGTTACAATTAGTTTTGCAACACCATATATGCCATGGGCAAATGGAAACGGAGCGGCTGTTTCATCGCCAGTATCTTCTAATTCAAAAGTAGAGGGAACGGTGGTTCCTGTTGTGAATAAAGCAAAAAATGAAACAGATTTGCCAGGTATGATTGAAGGAGCAAAAGATGTTGTTGTTGGTGTATTCAATATGCAACAAAATATTGATCCATTTGCCACGCAGCCGGCGGAGCAAGAAGCACAGGCTGGATCAGGATCTGGTGTAATTTATAAAAAAGCAGGGAATAAGGCTCTGATTGTAACGAATAATCACGTAGTAGATGGAGCTAATAAACTGTCAGTTAGGCTAAGTAATGGCAAAATGGTTGATGCAAAATTAGTTGGGAAAGATCCTTGGTTAGATTTAGCTGTTGTAGAGATTGATGGTACTGATGTGAAAAAAATAGCAACTCTCGGTGATTCTAGTAAAATTCGTGCTGGTGAATCAGCAATCGCAATTGGTAATCCGCTAGGCTTCGATGGCAGTGTAACCGAAGGGATTATTAGTAGTAAGGAACGTGAAATTCCAGTTGATATTAATGGCGACAAACGTGCAGATTGGCAAGCACAAGTTATTCAAACAGATGCAGCAATCAACCCTGGTAACAGTGGGGGAGCATTATTCAATCAAAATGGTGAAGTTATCGGAATCAACTCTAGCAAGATCGCACAGCAGGAAGTAGAAGGGATTGGATTTGCTATCCCAATTAATGTAGCAAAGCCAGTCATTGAATCTCTTGAAAAGGATGGAACAGTAAAACGTCCAGCAATGGGGGTAGGAGTCGCATCTCTTGAAGAGGTACAACCATATGCATTAGATCAATTAAAGTTACCAAAAGATGTAACAAATGGTGTTCTCTTAAGTAAAATTTATTCCGTTTCACCAGCTGAAAAAGCGGGACTTGAACAATATGATGTTGTTGTAGCACTAGACGGGAAAAAAATTGAAAATGCACTTCAATTCCGTAAATACTTGTATGAGAAGAAAAAAGTAGGAGACAAAATTGAAGTTACATTCTATCGAAATGGTGAAAAAATGACGAAAACAGCTACACTAGCAGATAACTCGGCTGCTACGAATTAA
- a CDS encoding response regulator transcription factor: MNKTVLLVEDERRLREIVSDYFRNEGFEVVEAEDGKQALELFAEHTIDLIMLDIMLPEIDGWSVCRRIRKESAVPIIMLTARSDEDDTLLGFELGADEYVTKPFSPKVLVARAKTLLKRADGAVGVVEEHVLSMAGIDVNRLSRTVTVNGEEIILTHKEFELLVYLMENKGIVLSRQHLLDQLWGYDYYGDDRTVDTHIKKLRNKLGDKAKHIGTVIRVGYKFEE; this comes from the coding sequence ATGAATAAAACGGTATTACTTGTTGAAGATGAAAGAAGGTTGCGTGAAATCGTTAGCGATTATTTTCGAAATGAAGGTTTTGAAGTCGTAGAAGCCGAGGATGGAAAACAAGCGCTAGAATTATTTGCTGAACATACAATTGATTTAATTATGTTAGATATAATGTTACCGGAAATTGATGGTTGGTCTGTTTGCCGTCGTATTCGGAAAGAATCTGCGGTACCCATCATTATGCTTACAGCACGTTCCGATGAAGATGATACATTGTTAGGCTTTGAACTCGGGGCCGATGAATATGTAACAAAGCCATTTAGTCCAAAAGTGTTGGTAGCTCGTGCGAAAACTTTATTAAAGCGTGCGGATGGAGCAGTTGGCGTGGTAGAAGAGCATGTACTCTCTATGGCTGGAATTGATGTGAATCGTCTTTCACGTACAGTAACGGTAAACGGGGAAGAGATTATATTAACTCACAAGGAATTTGAACTTCTTGTTTATTTAATGGAGAATAAGGGAATCGTGTTATCACGTCAACATTTACTAGACCAATTGTGGGGATATGATTATTATGGTGATGACCGTACAGTAGATACACATATAAAAAAATTGCGAAATAAACTAGGTGACAAAGCGAAGCATATTGGAACTGTCATTCGTGTCGGGTATAAGTTTGAGGAGTAG
- the nrdG gene encoding anaerobic ribonucleoside-triphosphate reductase activating protein: MRVMNIIHDSVVDGEGLRTVVFFAGCPHRCFGCHNPQSWNLCNGSEMTAEEIIKEIAKNPLTDVTFSGGDPFFQAAEVKEAAKAVKDLKKNLWIYTGYTLEEIQNSRNNDMMELLHYGDVLVDGRFELEKRDLTLPFRGSSNQRIIRLKE; encoded by the coding sequence ATGAGAGTAATGAATATTATTCATGATAGTGTAGTAGATGGAGAAGGATTGCGGACAGTCGTGTTTTTTGCGGGCTGTCCGCATCGTTGTTTTGGCTGTCATAATCCGCAGTCTTGGAATCTTTGTAACGGTTCCGAGATGACCGCAGAAGAAATTATAAAAGAAATTGCAAAAAATCCGCTTACTGATGTAACGTTTTCAGGTGGAGATCCATTTTTTCAAGCTGCTGAAGTAAAAGAGGCAGCAAAAGCTGTAAAAGATTTGAAAAAAAATTTATGGATTTACACAGGTTATACGTTAGAAGAGATACAGAATTCGCGAAATAATGATATGATGGAGTTGTTACACTATGGGGATGTTTTGGTCGATGGAAGGTTTGAACTCGAAAAAAGAGATCTAACACTTCCATTTCGCGGAAGCTCCAATCAACGTATCATTCGATTGAAAGAGTAA
- a CDS encoding anaerobic ribonucleoside triphosphate reductase, with protein sequence MTKNSDREENLMDIFGRIIHANEQDLMQENANVDGRSPMGMMGTFASESAKYYAIENLLSEQVKKAIDQNILYPHDLDFYATGTTTCSQIPLAQMLEKGFHTGHGHMRQPQDIKSALALSSIIFQANQNMQHGGQSFALFDMDLAPYVRKTFERNKKRLETYPLTAEQVEEFAWRETENDTYQACEAFIHNSNSMHSRGGGQVPFISINYGTDTSKEGRLLIRQLLRATQAGLGKGETPIFPIQIFKLKKGVNFEESDPNYDLFELALETTAKRLFPNFSFLDAPFNAVHYDGRPETEVCYMGCRTRVMSNIHGEETAIGRGNLSFTSINLVKLALISGSKEAFFEALNYYMDLGIRQLLERFAYQSTKRARDFQFLYSQGVWRGGEKLEPEDSVAEILKQGTLSIGFIGLAECLVALTGKHHGEDEESWKLGYEIVTCMRKKMDHATEYHQLNFSLIATPAEGLSGKFIKQDRNEFGMITGITNHNYYTNSFHIPVYYSIQAIDKIRLEGPFHELCNGGHITYIELDGAAVHNQKALKQIVQAMAQYGVGYGSINHPVDRCKCCGYNGVIDNECPSCGNEDEHYFERIRRITGYLVGDMSKWNSAKRSEEADRVKHK encoded by the coding sequence ATGACAAAAAATAGTGACCGTGAAGAGAATCTGATGGACATTTTTGGAAGAATCATCCATGCGAATGAACAAGATTTAATGCAAGAAAATGCAAACGTTGACGGTCGGTCTCCAATGGGAATGATGGGGACATTTGCATCTGAGAGTGCAAAATATTATGCGATAGAAAATTTGCTTTCTGAACAAGTGAAAAAAGCGATAGATCAAAATATTTTATATCCGCACGATTTAGATTTTTATGCAACGGGTACGACAACGTGTTCACAAATCCCGTTAGCACAAATGCTAGAAAAAGGGTTTCATACTGGTCATGGACATATGCGACAGCCGCAAGATATCAAAAGTGCGCTGGCGCTTTCTTCTATTATTTTTCAAGCAAACCAAAATATGCAGCACGGCGGTCAATCCTTTGCACTGTTTGATATGGATTTAGCACCCTATGTGAGAAAAACGTTTGAAAGAAATAAAAAACGTTTAGAGACGTACCCATTAACAGCCGAGCAAGTAGAAGAGTTTGCGTGGAGAGAAACGGAAAACGATACGTATCAAGCTTGCGAAGCGTTTATTCATAATTCTAACAGCATGCATAGCCGCGGTGGTGGACAAGTACCGTTTATTTCCATTAACTACGGGACGGATACATCAAAAGAAGGAAGATTGTTAATTAGACAATTATTACGGGCGACTCAAGCTGGATTAGGAAAAGGAGAAACACCAATTTTTCCAATTCAAATCTTTAAATTAAAAAAAGGTGTCAATTTTGAAGAAAGTGATCCGAATTATGATTTGTTTGAACTGGCATTAGAAACGACAGCGAAACGATTGTTCCCGAATTTCTCATTCTTAGATGCACCATTTAATGCGGTGCATTACGATGGTCGTCCTGAAACTGAAGTGTGTTATATGGGCTGTCGTACTCGTGTTATGTCTAATATTCATGGGGAAGAAACAGCCATTGGAAGAGGGAATTTATCATTTACATCCATTAACTTAGTAAAATTAGCATTAATAAGTGGATCAAAAGAAGCCTTTTTTGAAGCACTGAATTATTATATGGACCTTGGCATTCGACAATTGTTAGAAAGATTTGCTTATCAGTCCACAAAAAGAGCAAGAGATTTTCAGTTTTTATATTCACAAGGAGTATGGCGCGGTGGTGAAAAGCTTGAACCAGAAGATTCTGTTGCTGAAATTTTGAAACAAGGTACGTTAAGTATCGGCTTTATTGGCCTGGCGGAATGTTTAGTTGCGCTAACAGGAAAACATCATGGGGAAGATGAAGAGTCATGGAAACTTGGGTATGAAATTGTTACATGTATGAGAAAGAAAATGGATCATGCAACGGAATATCATCAATTAAATTTCTCGTTAATCGCAACTCCTGCAGAAGGGTTATCAGGGAAGTTTATTAAACAAGATCGAAATGAATTTGGAATGATTACAGGTATAACGAATCATAACTATTATACAAACTCATTTCATATTCCGGTGTATTATTCGATTCAAGCGATTGATAAAATTCGTTTAGAAGGACCGTTTCATGAACTGTGTAACGGCGGACATATCACGTATATTGAATTGGACGGAGCGGCCGTTCATAATCAAAAAGCATTAAAGCAAATTGTGCAGGCAATGGCACAATATGGAGTTGGATATGGATCCATCAATCACCCGGTGGATCGCTGTAAATGCTGCGGCTATAATGGTGTTATTGATAATGAATGCCCAAGTTGTGGGAATGAAGATGAACATTATTTTGAAAGGATACGCCGCATTACAGGATATCTTGTAGGAGATATGTCAAAATGGAACAGTGCGAAGCGTAGTGAAGAAGCGGATCGGGTGAAACATAAATGA
- the plsY gene encoding glycerol-3-phosphate 1-O-acyltransferase PlsY — MLITYLLFVVAYLLGSIPFALVVGKIGYGIDIREHGSGNLGGTNTFRTLGKKAGFIVTIADILKGTLATALPLIFVLDIHPLWFGLAAVLGHVYPIFAKFRGGKAVATSAGVLLCYAPILFVILAIVFFVLLFTTRFVSLSSMVTAVIAVIAAIITGDKIFIVAMCLLAGMVIYRHRANIGRIINKTEPKANLTKKQK, encoded by the coding sequence ATGCTTATTACATATCTTTTATTTGTCGTTGCTTATTTGCTCGGCTCGATTCCATTTGCACTTGTTGTTGGGAAAATTGGTTACGGAATCGATATTCGCGAGCACGGTAGCGGAAATTTAGGAGGAACGAATACATTTCGGACGTTAGGAAAAAAAGCGGGCTTTATCGTTACAATTGCTGATATTTTAAAAGGAACGTTAGCAACAGCTTTGCCGTTAATTTTCGTTTTAGATATCCATCCTCTTTGGTTCGGATTAGCAGCAGTACTTGGACATGTGTATCCAATTTTCGCAAAGTTCCGTGGCGGAAAAGCAGTTGCTACTTCTGCTGGTGTACTATTATGCTATGCCCCAATTCTCTTTGTGATATTAGCCATCGTCTTTTTCGTCCTGCTATTTACGACGAGATTCGTTTCACTTTCTTCTATGGTAACAGCTGTCATTGCTGTTATTGCAGCAATTATTACCGGGGATAAAATCTTCATTGTTGCGATGTGTTTATTAGCTGGTATGGTTATTTATAGGCACCGTGCTAATATTGGACGAATTATAAATAAAACTGAACCAAAAGCAAATTTAACGAAGAAACAAAAGTAA
- a CDS encoding HesB/YadR/YfhF family protein, which yields MNISVSKEAVNWYKDELNLQSGDALRFFVQYGGCSTVQKGLSLGIRKDDPAHPAAQIQEEGISFFVEGDDEWFFDGHDLSVIFNDGDDFPQFHYEK from the coding sequence ATGAATATTTCCGTATCAAAAGAAGCAGTAAACTGGTATAAAGATGAACTAAATTTACAATCCGGCGACGCGCTTCGCTTTTTCGTACAATATGGTGGCTGTAGTACTGTACAAAAAGGACTTTCCCTAGGAATTCGCAAAGACGATCCTGCTCATCCAGCTGCCCAAATCCAAGAAGAAGGCATTTCATTTTTTGTTGAAGGCGATGATGAGTGGTTCTTCGACGGTCACGACTTATCAGTTATATTTAACGATGGTGATGACTTCCCTCAATTTCATTATGAAAAATAA
- a CDS encoding thioesterase family protein, translated as MFVAEHEIDIRYAETDQMGVVYHANYLVWLELGRTKFIRELGFSYIDMEKDGIVSPVLDLQITYRKAMRYGEKAIVKTWVDSVSPLRVVYGYEIYNGDGDLCITASTTNICAKREGFRPVSLKKIYPEWYATYEKIKKQ; from the coding sequence ATGTTTGTAGCAGAACACGAAATTGATATCCGCTATGCGGAAACAGACCAAATGGGTGTCGTTTATCATGCGAATTATTTAGTATGGCTTGAATTAGGGCGTACAAAATTTATTCGAGAATTAGGATTTTCCTATATTGATATGGAGAAAGACGGAATTGTTTCACCCGTTCTAGATTTACAGATTACATATCGTAAAGCAATGCGTTATGGAGAGAAAGCAATTGTGAAAACATGGGTAGATTCTGTTAGCCCACTGCGTGTTGTATATGGATATGAAATTTATAACGGAGATGGAGATCTTTGCATTACAGCATCTACAACAAATATTTGTGCAAAAAGAGAAGGGTTTCGTCCAGTATCACTAAAAAAAATATATCCAGAGTGGTATGCAACATATGAAAAAATTAAGAAACAATAA